In Oceanispirochaeta sp., one DNA window encodes the following:
- the nagA gene encoding N-acetylglucosamine-6-phosphate deacetylase has translation MDLQGLNVSSGFVDTHIHGLHGMDTLDGTSDSILGMSKSLIQYGVTSFCPTLYPQDDKIFLNSIRNVVNAMGHEEGAKILGMHLEGPFISRSQTGVQLPQYMREVDLELMQKYWDASEGIISIMTVAPELKGMRSLALYCRKKGIVLSAGHSNASYDNMREGMEAGIVHSTHFFNAMRALHHRDPGVVGAIMIHPEVSCEIIGDGVHVHPALIKLLLSVKPKDKILLVTDSLRPTGQKEGDLYANNEKVYLKDGIFYRVSDDVIAGSSLTMNRGIKNLMDMGIDKSLAIQMATKNPSLVLNKQNELGSLIPGKAADIAVFDDNLNIEYTIVNGNILYSSRSQS, from the coding sequence ATAGATCTTCAGGGTTTAAATGTTTCTTCGGGATTTGTAGATACTCATATTCATGGCCTCCATGGAATGGATACTCTGGATGGAACATCCGATTCAATTCTCGGTATGTCAAAATCTCTCATTCAATATGGTGTGACTTCCTTCTGTCCGACATTGTACCCCCAGGATGACAAGATTTTCCTGAATTCGATTCGGAATGTTGTCAATGCCATGGGCCATGAAGAGGGGGCAAAAATCCTGGGGATGCATCTTGAAGGACCCTTTATTTCCAGATCACAAACGGGAGTTCAACTTCCTCAGTACATGAGAGAGGTTGATCTGGAACTGATGCAAAAATATTGGGATGCTTCAGAAGGCATTATCTCCATTATGACCGTTGCTCCCGAGTTGAAAGGAATGAGATCCCTGGCATTATACTGCAGAAAAAAGGGAATCGTTCTTTCGGCAGGACATTCCAATGCCAGCTATGACAATATGAGGGAAGGGATGGAGGCGGGGATTGTCCATTCAACACATTTTTTTAATGCTATGAGGGCGCTTCACCATCGGGATCCCGGCGTTGTTGGGGCGATTATGATCCATCCGGAGGTCTCCTGCGAGATTATCGGCGATGGAGTCCATGTTCATCCGGCTCTCATCAAGCTTCTGCTCAGTGTAAAACCCAAAGACAAGATCCTGCTTGTTACAGATTCGCTTAGACCGACAGGACAGAAGGAAGGTGACTTGTATGCCAATAATGAGAAAGTCTATCTCAAAGACGGGATTTTCTATAGAGTTTCAGATGATGTCATTGCGGGGTCTTCCCTCACGATGAACCGGGGGATAAAAAACCTGATGGACATGGGCATCGATAAATCTCTGGCCATCCAGATGGCAACAAAAAATCCTTCTCTTGTTTTGAATAAACAGAATGAACTGGGATCACTCATCCCTGGAAAGGCTGCTGATATAGCTGTTTTTGATGACAATTTGAATATTGAATATACCATTGTCAATGGAAACATCTTATATTCCTCACGATCACAATCATGA